The following coding sequences lie in one Saccopteryx bilineata isolate mSacBil1 chromosome 5, mSacBil1_pri_phased_curated, whole genome shotgun sequence genomic window:
- the MTHFD2L gene encoding bifunctional methylenetetrahydrofolate dehydrogenase/cyclohydrolase 2, mitochondrial isoform X3 → MTVPARGFSLFRSRLGRVPGLGGSAASLAGAPGAAGRAVRGFRSSGVRTSREKRFHLPEVATVCLPTCPHPQSSFF, encoded by the exons ATGACGGTGCCCGCCCGCGGCTTCTCGCTGTTTCGCAGCCGCCTGGGCCGAGTCCCGGGTCTGGGCGGGAGCGCGGCGTCGCTCGCGGGGGCGCCGGGAGCAGCCGGGCGTGCGGTTCGGGGCTTTCGGAGCAGCGGCGTGAG GACCAGCAGAGAGAAGAGATTCCATCTTCCAGAGGTCGccactgtctgcctccccacttgtcCCCATCCTcagtcatcatttttttaa